A section of the Elizabethkingia anophelis R26 genome encodes:
- a CDS encoding DUF1566 domain-containing protein has translation MTKKNTVVRWQILIFLAVLLINFSCNRSDNESTDNELIPKIFTFYSQDINGKNITLGGEIKEKGKIKIIRRGVCWSIKENPTIESNNFKEDKLDIEGKFYFALANELKPATKYFVRAFYETTKGIKYGDIVSFNTEAVNTIKSPMHILKKSVTLRGEIVQEESEIRTVGFAYSTTPNPIANRDKMVTKKIQGSASYEIVLESELNPNRIYYVRGFIMDRSGEYSYTEEKQFHTTGYLGPARGDVIYDKGEISDGWRYLEISYYQYMERWGSTDLFIPDIPGDFGKGFDNSKKIIQYSGESYSAAKLCSILTMNGFSDWFLPTTEELLVILKSYKSQGITIHGRFWTSTQKDKSNAYSIMFNEVSNEFELLVDPKDQQNRILPIRRY, from the coding sequence ATGACCAAAAAAAATACTGTTGTGCGTTGGCAAATATTAATTTTTCTTGCAGTTTTATTAATTAATTTTTCTTGTAATAGGTCTGATAATGAGTCTACAGATAATGAGCTTATTCCAAAAATATTTACTTTTTACTCTCAAGATATTAATGGAAAAAACATAACATTAGGAGGAGAAATAAAAGAAAAAGGGAAAATTAAAATTATAAGAAGAGGTGTTTGCTGGTCAATAAAAGAAAACCCTACGATTGAAAGCAATAATTTCAAAGAAGATAAACTAGATATTGAAGGAAAATTTTACTTTGCTCTGGCAAATGAGCTAAAGCCTGCAACAAAATATTTTGTTAGAGCATTTTATGAGACAACAAAAGGGATTAAATATGGAGATATAGTTAGCTTTAATACAGAAGCAGTTAATACAATCAAATCACCTATGCATATTCTAAAAAAATCTGTTACTTTAAGAGGAGAGATTGTGCAGGAGGAAAGTGAAATTAGAACCGTTGGTTTCGCTTATAGTACAACTCCAAATCCCATAGCAAATAGAGATAAAATGGTTACAAAGAAGATTCAAGGATCTGCGAGTTATGAAATAGTTTTAGAATCTGAATTGAATCCAAATAGAATTTACTATGTTCGAGGATTTATTATGGATAGAAGTGGAGAATATAGCTATACAGAAGAAAAACAATTTCATACAACAGGTTATTTGGGACCCGCACGTGGAGATGTGATATATGATAAAGGAGAAATTTCTGATGGATGGAGGTACCTAGAGATATCTTATTATCAATATATGGAAAGATGGGGATCTACAGATTTATTTATTCCGGATATACCTGGTGATTTTGGAAAAGGATTTGATAATTCTAAAAAGATAATTCAATATAGTGGAGAGAGTTATAGCGCTGCTAAACTTTGTTCAATTCTTACAATGAATGGATTTTCTGACTGGTTTTTACCTACAACTGAAGAACTATTGGTTATTTTAAAAAGTTATAAAAGTCAGGGGATTACTATACATGGTAGATTTTGGACATCTACTCAGAAAGATAAATCAAATGCCTATAGTATTATGTTCAATGAAGTATCTAATGAATTTGAACTTTTGGTAGACCCTAAAGATCAACAGAATAGAATACTTCCTATCAGGAGATACTAA